The proteins below come from a single Staphylococcus sp. MI 10-1553 genomic window:
- a CDS encoding adenylate kinase, producing the protein MNIILMGLPGAGKGTQASEIIKKYPIPHISTGDMFRKAIKDETELGKEAKSYMDRGELVPDEVTVGIVKERISEDDAKKGFLLDGFPRTIEQAEALNSILEELGRTIDAVVNIEVPEEELMNRLTGRRICETCGTTYHLVFNPPKVEGICDIDGGKLYQREDDNPETVANRLEVNVKQSKPILEFYSQKGLLKNIDGSKHIDEVTSDVIEILESLKS; encoded by the coding sequence ATGAACATTATCTTAATGGGATTACCTGGTGCTGGTAAAGGAACTCAAGCGAGTGAAATCATTAAAAAGTACCCTATTCCTCACATTTCAACGGGGGATATGTTCAGAAAAGCGATTAAAGATGAAACTGAACTTGGTAAAGAAGCGAAATCCTATATGGATCGTGGTGAACTTGTACCAGACGAAGTTACAGTTGGGATTGTAAAAGAACGTATCTCTGAAGACGATGCAAAAAAAGGTTTCTTATTAGACGGATTTCCTCGTACGATTGAGCAAGCAGAAGCATTAAATTCAATCCTAGAAGAACTTGGAAGAACGATTGATGCAGTTGTGAATATCGAGGTGCCAGAAGAAGAATTAATGAATCGTCTAACAGGTCGTCGTATTTGCGAGACTTGTGGCACAACATATCATCTAGTTTTCAATCCTCCAAAAGTTGAAGGTATTTGTGATATTGATGGTGGTAAGCTTTATCAACGTGAAGACGACAACCCTGAAACTGTTGCGAACCGTTTAGAAGTGAATGTAAAGCAATCTAAACCTATTTTAGAGTTTTACAGTCAAAAAGGTCTTTTGAAAAACATCGACGGGTCAAAACACATTGATGAAGTTACATCAGATGTGATTGAAATATTAGAGTCACTTAAATCATAA